One window of Fusobacterium sp. SYSU M8D902 genomic DNA carries:
- a CDS encoding MFS transporter, which produces MPLLFSQNWLIKANSIYSTINSVCGVLAPIIGGFLYSFLKIQSILILNIFCLFIVIITNFFLTFSNKNIEESEETLESIADKSNDLLKLIVVTGIIFNIGYGLTFSVTIPYLINKVFQIDSKIFGIIQSCFYIGMIFGASLFALRVKNIALSYFSKIFYKLGGIFLLFSLPIFISLDLKFTTAIYIVAMLLFGIQASFFDVGLTSFIQKEIPQNLLGKYLGIFISSSKLFFLLSIFISGIIIDYLSYKSIFLIGASLFVITALLISIIAKKRLP; this is translated from the coding sequence ATCTATTCCACTATAAACTCTGTCTGTGGAGTTTTAGCTCCTATTATCGGTGGATTTCTATACTCATTTTTAAAAATTCAATCTATCTTAATTTTAAATATTTTTTGTCTTTTTATAGTAATTATTACTAATTTTTTCTTAACCTTTAGTAATAAAAATATTGAAGAGAGTGAGGAAACTTTAGAAAGTATTGCAGATAAAAGTAATGATCTACTTAAATTAATTGTTGTCACAGGAATTATTTTTAACATTGGATATGGTCTTACTTTTTCAGTTACTATTCCATATCTAATAAATAAAGTATTTCAAATTGATAGTAAAATTTTTGGTATCATACAGAGTTGTTTCTACATTGGTATGATCTTTGGTGCAAGTCTATTTGCATTAAGAGTCAAAAATATTGCTCTTTCATATTTTTCAAAGATCTTTTATAAATTAGGTGGAATTTTTTTACTATTTTCTCTTCCTATCTTTATATCTTTAGATTTAAAATTCACTACAGCTATCTATATAGTAGCTATGCTTCTCTTTGGAATACAAGCTTCCTTTTTTGATGTTGGTCTAACATCTTTTATTCAAAAAGAGATACCTCAAAATCTTTTAGGAAAATATCTAGGAATTTTTATAAGCTCTAGTAAACTATTTTTTCTTTTAAGTATTTTTATTTCAGGAATAATTATAGATTATCTAAGTTATAAGTCTATATTCTTAATTGGAGCATCACTATTTGTTATTACAGCTCTACTAATAAGTATCATAGCTAAAAAGAGACTACCTTAA
- the raiA gene encoding ribosome-associated translation inhibitor RaiA: MKMTIHGKQLVITDAIKNYAETKLGRVEKYHDGIIELAINLSAVKLKTGNYHTVEVLAYLGGSTVKASCTDVDLYAAIDQVSDILEGQLKKHKAKIRDAVQSREPMIRKVKYDPETSTVEKEAAVNVVKVYLPPKPMDVEEAILQLEILNKVFFPFTNAETGEMNIVYKRKDGDYGHIQPSK, from the coding sequence ATGAAAATGACTATCCATGGAAAACAATTAGTTATAACTGATGCGATCAAAAATTATGCAGAGACTAAACTAGGGAGGGTTGAAAAGTATCACGATGGAATAATAGAATTGGCTATTAATTTATCAGCGGTAAAATTAAAAACTGGTAATTATCATACAGTAGAGGTTCTAGCATATCTTGGTGGAAGTACAGTAAAAGCTTCTTGTACAGATGTAGATCTATATGCAGCTATTGACCAAGTCTCAGATATTTTAGAGGGACAATTGAAAAAACATAAGGCTAAAATAAGAGATGCAGTTCAATCAAGAGAACCAATGATTAGAAAAGTTAAGTATGACCCAGAAACAAGTACAGTTGAAAAAGAGGCAGCTGTAAATGTTGTAAAGGTGTATCTACCACCTAAGCCAATGGATGTAGAGGAGGCTATACTTCAATTAGAGATATTAAATAAAGTTTTCTTCCCATTCACAAATGCTGAAACAGGAGAGATGAATATAGTTTATAAGAGAAAAGATGGAGATTATGGACATATCCAACCATCTAAATAA
- a CDS encoding ABC transporter ATP-binding protein, translating into MSREILRLENIEKKYSSNSEELHIIRNLNFVVEEGEFISILGRSGSGKSTLLNVIGLLDKIDSGKIFIDGKEVEALSETEKDSLKNQGIGFVFQFHYLLPEFTALENVMLPALLNNFDKKEEIEKKALSLLKKVGMEERKSHKPSQLSGGEKQRVAIARALINSPKILLADEPTGNLDEETSEMIFKILKDINKNEKQTIIVVTHSKDLADISDKQVYLKKGVLVENL; encoded by the coding sequence ATGAGTAGAGAGATCTTAAGACTTGAAAATATAGAGAAAAAATATAGTAGTAACAGTGAGGAACTACATATAATTAGAAACTTAAATTTTGTAGTGGAAGAGGGAGAGTTCATCTCTATATTGGGACGTTCAGGTTCTGGTAAATCAACACTATTAAATGTAATTGGACTACTAGATAAGATAGATAGTGGGAAGATATTTATAGATGGGAAAGAGGTAGAAGCACTATCTGAAACAGAGAAAGATAGTTTGAAAAATCAGGGAATAGGTTTTGTTTTTCAATTTCACTATCTATTACCTGAGTTTACAGCTTTAGAAAATGTTATGTTACCTGCTCTATTAAATAATTTTGATAAAAAAGAGGAGATAGAGAAAAAAGCTTTGAGTCTACTAAAAAAAGTGGGAATGGAGGAGAGAAAATCTCATAAACCCTCTCAACTATCAGGAGGAGAAAAACAGAGAGTGGCAATAGCTAGAGCCTTAATAAACTCTCCAAAGATCTTATTGGCAGATGAGCCAACAGGAAATCTGGATGAAGAGACAAGTGAGATGATATTTAAAATATTGAAAGATATAAATAAAAATGAGAAACAAACTATTATTGTAGTAACTCACTCTAAGGATTTGGCAGATATCTCAGATAAGCAAGTTTATTTGAAAAAAGGTGTCTTAGTAGAAAATTTATAA
- a CDS encoding ABC transporter permease codes for MIEFFIAKKHIIERKKQSLISVIGITIGVIVLMVSIGIANGLDKNMIDSILSVTSHVVVANSGKIKDYKEVKDQIEKIEGVKGAVPSIATQGIFKYNGLFGGYVSGVKIEGYDLESAKKAMDLDKKIVLGSIDPDKINGILIGKELFGSIGASIGDEVTIISSENKEIKFKIQGIFQSGYYDYDVNMVILPLKAVQYLMYGEDVVSKIDVTLDDPYRARPISIEITDKTGIFSRTWGDMNRNLLSALSLEKTVMIMVFSLIVVIAGFVVWVTLNMLVREKIKDIGIMRAMGFSKQNIMKVFLIQGMVLGGVGIFIGTTLSLLFLWYIKNNSLDFITSIYYLTKIPVEITLNEILIIIGANFLIIFISSIFPAYRAAKMETMEALKYE; via the coding sequence ATGATAGAATTCTTTATTGCTAAAAAACATATAATAGAGAGAAAGAAGCAAAGTTTGATATCTGTAATAGGAATAACTATTGGGGTAATAGTTCTTATGGTGTCTATAGGGATAGCCAATGGCTTGGATAAAAATATGATAGATAGTATTCTCTCTGTAACAAGTCATGTAGTAGTAGCTAACAGTGGCAAGATCAAAGATTATAAAGAGGTAAAAGATCAGATAGAAAAGATAGAAGGAGTAAAGGGAGCTGTTCCTAGTATAGCTACTCAAGGTATATTCAAATATAATGGACTTTTTGGTGGATATGTATCTGGAGTTAAGATTGAAGGGTATGATCTAGAGAGTGCTAAAAAGGCTATGGATTTGGATAAGAAGATAGTCTTAGGGAGTATAGATCCAGATAAGATAAATGGGATTCTTATAGGAAAGGAGCTGTTTGGTTCTATTGGGGCTAGTATAGGTGATGAGGTAACAATAATCTCATCTGAGAATAAAGAGATAAAATTTAAGATTCAAGGTATATTTCAAAGTGGTTATTATGATTATGATGTAAATATGGTAATCTTACCTCTAAAGGCTGTACAATATTTAATGTATGGAGAGGATGTCGTTTCTAAAATAGATGTAACTTTAGATGATCCATATAGAGCTCGTCCAATTTCAATAGAAATTACTGATAAAACAGGAATATTTTCAAGAACTTGGGGAGATATGAACCGAAATCTTCTTTCAGCTCTCTCACTTGAAAAAACAGTTATGATAATGGTTTTTTCATTGATTGTTGTTATAGCTGGATTTGTGGTATGGGTAACTCTTAATATGCTGGTGAGAGAAAAGATTAAAGATATAGGAATAATGAGAGCTATGGGATTTTCCAAGCAAAATATAATGAAGGTTTTTTTAATTCAGGGTATGGTATTGGGAGGAGTAGGTATTTTTATAGGGACTACACTATCTCTACTATTTCTTTGGTACATAAAAAATAATAGTTTGGATTTCATCACTTCAATATATTATCTGACAAAAATCCCAGTGGAGATAACTTTAAATGAGATTTTAATAATAATAGGAGCTAATTTTTTAATAATATTTATATCGAGTATATTCCCTGCATATAGGGCAGCAAAAATGGAGACAATGGAGGCTTTAAAGTATGAGTAG
- a CDS encoding aromatic acid exporter family protein, with product MKYVDHKVIKTAIGTFISIYLADIFGIQFGATAGIVTIISIQATKKESFVIAFERFLASLIGLFIAVISFQIFGYSPLTFGLFILIFMPLCLKFKLFQGFLCTVVLATHILSLKEVSFPIVMNEVYILFLGIGVALILNMYMPNMGKELEIKKKNIDILMKTLINYFGDVLITGSVFIDEDKVFKELKKELDEAREIAFQEYNNDLFDSSRQNIDFVQMKRNQYKILLRMRKHFYRFYLSSAHTPIISEFAGKVSDAIGVDQLYQGVLVELERIREVFKKMPLPQSRVEFESRATLFQFLNDIEEFLEMKKDYMEKWRDSKR from the coding sequence ATGAAGTATGTAGATCACAAGGTAATAAAAACAGCAATAGGAACTTTTATCTCTATATATCTAGCAGATATATTTGGAATACAGTTTGGAGCAACAGCAGGAATAGTTACAATAATAAGTATACAGGCTACCAAAAAAGAGTCTTTTGTTATAGCTTTTGAGAGGTTTTTAGCCTCTCTGATTGGGTTGTTTATAGCAGTGATATCCTTTCAAATATTTGGATATTCTCCCCTAACTTTTGGGCTATTCATATTAATTTTTATGCCGTTGTGTCTAAAATTTAAGTTGTTTCAAGGTTTTTTATGCACAGTTGTTTTAGCAACACATATTTTAAGTTTAAAAGAGGTTTCCTTTCCAATAGTGATGAATGAAGTTTATATACTTTTTCTTGGAATAGGTGTTGCCTTAATACTGAATATGTATATGCCAAATATGGGGAAAGAACTAGAAATAAAAAAAAAAAATATTGATATTCTAATGAAAACACTAATAAATTATTTTGGAGATGTCCTTATTACAGGTTCAGTTTTCATAGATGAAGATAAGGTTTTTAAAGAGTTAAAAAAAGAGTTAGATGAGGCTAGAGAGATAGCTTTTCAAGAGTATAATAATGATCTATTTGATAGTTCAAGACAGAATATAGATTTTGTTCAAATGAAGAGAAATCAATATAAAATTTTACTGAGAATGAGAAAACATTTTTATAGATTTTATTTGAGTAGTGCACACACTCCAATAATCTCAGAGTTTGCAGGAAAAGTATCAGATGCTATCGGTGTAGATCAACTCTATCAAGGGGTATTGGTAGAGTTAGAGAGAATAAGAGAGGTATTTAAAAAGATGCCACTTCCACAGAGTAGAGTTGAGTTTGAGAGCAGAGCAACACTTTTTCAATTTTTAAATGATATTGAGGAGTTCTTGGAGATGAAAAAAGACTATATGGAGAAGTGGAGAGATAGCAAAAGATAA
- a CDS encoding 5'-methylthioadenosine/adenosylhomocysteine nucleosidase yields the protein MGSVLAYGETIAIIGAMDEEISLLKPEIKDMKEKTIGKITFYQGKLENKDVVLLKTGVGKVNAAVGANTVIREFGAEKIIFTGVAGAINRKLNVADVVISKDLVQHDVDLSAFDRPLGLIPGEESAEFKANSELIDLATKSAIKVLGKDKVHLGRIATGDQFIADKKKVEFLGEYFKADAVEMEGASVAQVAQIYGVPFVVLRALSDKADGGAEMVYDEFVQVAANNSAKIVKEMLKNIK from the coding sequence ATGGGATCAGTATTAGCTTATGGTGAGACTATTGCAATAATCGGTGCAATGGACGAGGAGATAAGTCTTTTAAAACCAGAGATAAAAGATATGAAAGAGAAAACAATAGGGAAAATAACTTTCTATCAAGGAAAATTGGAAAATAAAGATGTAGTTCTATTGAAAACAGGAGTGGGAAAAGTGAATGCTGCTGTAGGAGCTAATACTGTAATTAGAGAGTTTGGAGCAGAGAAAATAATATTTACAGGAGTGGCTGGAGCAATTAATAGAAAGCTAAATGTAGCAGATGTAGTTATATCAAAAGATCTAGTGCAGCATGATGTAGATTTAAGTGCTTTCGATAGACCATTGGGATTGATACCAGGAGAGGAGAGTGCTGAATTTAAAGCTAATTCTGAACTTATTGATTTGGCTACAAAATCAGCTATAAAAGTTTTAGGAAAAGATAAGGTACATTTAGGAAGAATAGCCACAGGAGATCAATTTATAGCTGACAAGAAAAAAGTGGAATTTTTAGGTGAGTATTTTAAAGCAGATGCTGTTGAGATGGAGGGAGCATCAGTTGCTCAAGTGGCACAGATATATGGAGTTCCATTTGTAGTGTTGAGAGCTCTATCAGATAAAGCTGATGGAGGAGCAGAGATGGTATATGATGAGTTTGTACAAGTAGCTGCTAACAACTCTGCAAAAATTGTAAAAGAGATGTTAAAAAATATAAAATAA
- a CDS encoding CHAP domain-containing protein, with protein sequence MLKRVLQISVLLLTLFGSLRLYYNKEVGKVIDNYNGVNIYFNNIPFTSKGDSFGADGYYYGKKYQGVEFVKRYYDHQFQHRFSTDIEKGRDFYDFNIKDGEINGVLELIQYSNPSVYSVKEGDILVFKPSLLKPNGGVAIVSKVGNNELELVQQNCWKKSRDIISLENRENKWYITDEGVIGRLSKNN encoded by the coding sequence ATGTTAAAGAGAGTTTTGCAAATATCAGTATTACTACTCACTCTTTTTGGGAGTTTGAGACTTTATTACAACAAAGAAGTGGGAAAAGTAATAGATAACTACAATGGTGTGAATATATATTTTAATAATATTCCATTTACAAGTAAGGGAGATAGCTTTGGAGCTGATGGATACTATTATGGTAAAAAATATCAGGGAGTTGAGTTTGTGAAAAGGTACTATGATCACCAATTTCAACACAGATTCTCTACTGATATTGAAAAAGGAAGAGATTTTTATGACTTCAATATTAAAGATGGGGAGATAAATGGGGTTTTAGAATTAATTCAATATAGTAATCCAAGTGTATATTCAGTAAAAGAGGGGGATATCTTGGTATTCAAACCTTCATTACTGAAACCAAATGGCGGAGTGGCAATAGTTTCAAAGGTTGGTAATAATGAGTTGGAATTGGTACAACAAAACTGTTGGAAAAAGAGTAGAGATATAATTTCACTAGAAAATAGAGAGAATAAATGGTATATTACTGATGAGGGTGTAATAGGAAGATTGAGTAAAAATAATTAA
- a CDS encoding thioredoxin family protein — MEYKELFESGMSYDLFMSIATDKERDEILKISENITICEEFTEKIRDLEQGYNFLLSAESWCPYVRATLPVLIKITEINPKIKLTIITEGRGFRYLREKLKISEELYVVPTLAILDEDFQFVARYVGRPAKYRNIGFENVSEEYFAGKRSDDIIEEILKKLKIK; from the coding sequence ATGGAGTACAAAGAGCTGTTTGAATCTGGAATGAGCTATGATCTTTTTATGAGTATTGCAACTGATAAAGAGAGAGATGAGATTTTGAAAATAAGTGAAAATATCACTATATGTGAGGAATTTACAGAGAAGATAAGAGATTTAGAGCAAGGGTATAATTTCCTATTGAGTGCAGAGTCGTGGTGTCCATATGTAAGAGCTACTCTTCCTGTTTTAATCAAGATAACAGAGATAAATCCTAAAATAAAGCTCACAATTATAACTGAGGGAAGAGGATTTAGATACTTGAGAGAAAAATTAAAAATATCTGAAGAGCTGTATGTAGTACCAACTCTTGCTATTTTAGATGAAGATTTTCAGTTTGTAGCAAGATATGTAGGAAGACCAGCAAAGTATAGAAATATAGGTTTTGAAAATGTGAGTGAAGAGTATTTTGCTGGAAAGAGATCAGATGATATAATAGAGGAGATACTAAAAAAATTAAAAATAAAATAA
- the ruvA gene encoding Holliday junction branch migration protein RuvA: MFEYLKGRVEYKKPEYLALDVNGVGYKVNISLRVYEKIKTGEVVRLYIYNYIKEDAFKLIGFLEERERNLFEMLLGVKGVGVSLALSIMSTFDSDMLRKIVGDNDYATLKRVPKLGEKKAQQVILDLKGKLKAIGNLFTQDEDILGSFAIEDELYEALESLGYSQKEINSLVTKEELRSFTSIEEAIKMVLKKVKY, from the coding sequence ATGTTTGAATACTTAAAAGGAAGAGTGGAGTACAAAAAACCAGAGTACTTAGCCTTAGATGTAAATGGTGTAGGTTATAAGGTAAATATATCTTTAAGAGTGTATGAAAAGATAAAGACAGGAGAGGTAGTTAGGTTATATATCTATAACTATATAAAAGAGGATGCCTTTAAATTAATTGGATTTTTAGAGGAGAGAGAGAGAAATCTTTTTGAGATGTTGCTGGGAGTAAAGGGTGTTGGAGTTTCACTAGCACTCTCTATTATGTCAACATTTGATTCAGATATGTTGAGAAAGATAGTTGGGGATAATGACTATGCTACATTGAAAAGAGTTCCAAAATTGGGAGAGAAGAAGGCTCAACAGGTAATATTGGATCTAAAAGGAAAATTGAAAGCTATTGGAAATCTATTTACTCAAGATGAGGATATTTTAGGAAGTTTTGCAATAGAAGATGAACTGTATGAAGCATTAGAATCATTGGGATATAGCCAAAAAGAGATAAACTCTTTAGTGACAAAAGAGGAGTTAAGAAGTTTTACATCAATTGAGGAAGCTATAAAAATGGTGTTGAAAAAAGTGAAGTATTAG
- the uvrA gene encoding excinuclease ABC subunit UvrA gives MLDKIVIKGAREHNLKNIDIEIPKNKFVVITGVSGSGKSSLAFDTIYSEGQRRYVESLSAYARQFIGQMTKPDVDSIEGLAPAISIEQKTTNRNPRSTVGTITEVYDYMRLLFTHIGTAHCPICNKPVEKQSIEEIVEGAIERFEERDKVIILSPVVKDKKGTHKNLFLNLLKKGFVRARVDGEILYLEDEITLDKNKKHSIEVVVDRIVLKKEDKEFISRFTQGVESATELSGGKVILNINGEDFSYSENYACPDHEEVSIPDLTPRLFSFNAPFGACPECKGIGKKLEVDENKLIENEELSILDGGIYIPGASTRKGYSWEIFKSMAKAFKIDLTIPVKDMKKRDLDIVFYGAEEKFRFDYEGEDFQFHGYKEYEGAVKNLERRYYETFSESMKEEIENKYMIERVCKVCNGKRLKPEVLAVTVNEKNIMELCEMSIKDALNFFNQIVLTSKQEKIAKEILKEIRERLSFMINVGLDYLSLGRETKTLSGGESQRIRLATQIGSGLTGVLYVLDEPSIGLHQKDNDKLLATLKRLKDLGNTLIVVEHDEDTMLQADEIVDIGPGAGEYGGEIVAHGTPKEVMKNKDSLTGRYLKGELRIDVPKSRRSWEKSLKIYGAKGNNLKDIDLEIPLEVMTVVTGVSGSGKSTLINHTLFPALFNRLNKGKLYPLEYSKIQGIESLEKVINIDQSPIGRTPRSNPATYTKIFDDIRSIFAETKDAKAHGFSKGRFSFNVKGGRCEACQGAGIIKIEMNFLPDVYVECEVCKGKRYNKETLDVFYKGKTISDVLNMSVLEAYEFFKTIPSLERKLKVLIDVGLDYIKLGQPATTLSGGEAQRIKLATELSKMTKGKTIYILDEPTTGLHFEDIRKLLEVLNRLVEKGNSVVIIEHNLDVIKSADYIVDIGPDGGDRGGTIVACGTPEEIAKVKKSYTGKYIDKILKNEKIIPVTKRRGRKKLELLEVAEDEIKLD, from the coding sequence TTGTTAGATAAAATAGTTATAAAAGGTGCAAGAGAGCATAATTTAAAAAATATAGATATAGAGATACCTAAAAATAAATTTGTGGTAATTACAGGAGTGAGCGGGAGTGGAAAATCTTCACTTGCCTTTGATACAATCTACTCAGAGGGACAGAGAAGATATGTTGAGAGTCTTTCAGCTTATGCTAGACAATTTATAGGTCAGATGACAAAGCCAGATGTAGATAGTATAGAGGGGTTAGCTCCAGCAATCTCCATTGAACAGAAAACAACAAATAGAAATCCACGTTCGACAGTTGGAACTATAACAGAAGTATATGACTATATGAGATTGTTATTTACTCATATTGGTACTGCTCACTGTCCAATTTGTAATAAGCCAGTTGAGAAACAGAGTATAGAGGAGATAGTAGAAGGAGCTATTGAGAGATTTGAGGAGAGGGATAAGGTAATAATTTTATCTCCAGTTGTAAAGGATAAAAAGGGAACTCACAAAAACCTTTTCCTAAACCTATTAAAAAAAGGGTTTGTAAGAGCAAGAGTTGATGGAGAGATACTATATTTAGAGGACGAGATAACTTTAGATAAAAATAAAAAACATAGTATAGAGGTGGTAGTAGATAGAATTGTACTGAAAAAAGAGGATAAAGAGTTCATTAGCAGATTTACTCAAGGAGTAGAGAGTGCAACAGAACTTTCTGGTGGAAAGGTGATATTAAATATTAATGGTGAGGATTTTTCATATAGTGAAAACTATGCTTGTCCTGATCATGAAGAGGTAAGTATACCAGATCTAACACCGAGATTATTCTCTTTTAATGCTCCATTTGGTGCTTGTCCTGAATGTAAAGGAATAGGGAAAAAATTAGAGGTTGATGAGAACAAATTGATAGAGAATGAGGAACTATCTATTCTTGATGGAGGAATATATATTCCAGGAGCGTCTACAAGAAAGGGATATAGTTGGGAGATTTTTAAATCTATGGCAAAAGCTTTTAAAATAGATTTAACAATACCTGTAAAAGATATGAAAAAGAGAGATTTAGATATAGTCTTTTATGGTGCAGAGGAGAAGTTTAGATTTGATTATGAGGGGGAAGATTTTCAATTCCATGGATATAAGGAGTATGAGGGTGCTGTAAAAAATCTAGAGAGAAGATATTATGAGACTTTTTCAGAATCAATGAAAGAGGAGATTGAGAATAAATACATGATTGAAAGAGTCTGTAAAGTATGTAATGGCAAGAGATTAAAACCAGAGGTTTTAGCAGTGACTGTCAATGAAAAAAATATAATGGAACTGTGTGAGATGAGTATTAAAGATGCTTTGAATTTTTTCAATCAGATAGTTCTCACTTCAAAGCAGGAAAAAATAGCAAAAGAGATATTGAAGGAGATTAGAGAAAGATTATCTTTTATGATAAATGTAGGACTGGATTATCTCAGTTTGGGAAGAGAGACTAAAACTTTATCTGGAGGAGAATCTCAAAGAATAAGATTGGCTACTCAAATTGGTTCGGGACTTACAGGGGTACTGTATGTATTGGATGAGCCAAGTATAGGACTTCATCAAAAGGACAATGATAAGTTATTAGCTACTTTGAAGAGATTAAAGGATTTAGGAAATACATTGATAGTAGTAGAACATGATGAAGATACTATGTTACAAGCTGATGAAATAGTGGATATAGGACCAGGAGCGGGGGAGTATGGTGGTGAAATAGTGGCTCACGGAACTCCAAAAGAGGTGATGAAAAATAAAGACTCTCTTACAGGAAGATATCTAAAAGGGGAGTTAAGAATAGATGTGCCTAAGAGTAGACGTAGTTGGGAAAAATCTTTAAAGATATATGGAGCTAAGGGAAATAACTTAAAAGATATAGATTTAGAGATACCTTTAGAAGTTATGACTGTAGTAACAGGAGTGAGTGGGAGTGGAAAATCAACTTTGATAAACCATACTCTTTTTCCAGCACTTTTTAATAGATTGAATAAAGGAAAACTATATCCATTGGAGTATTCAAAGATACAGGGAATTGAAAGTTTAGAAAAAGTTATAAATATAGATCAAAGCCCAATTGGAAGGACACCCCGTTCTAATCCAGCTACTTATACCAAGATTTTTGATGATATAAGAAGTATATTTGCAGAAACAAAGGACGCTAAGGCTCATGGATTTTCAAAGGGAAGATTCTCATTCAATGTAAAAGGTGGAAGGTGTGAAGCTTGTCAAGGAGCGGGGATAATAAAGATAGAGATGAACTTTTTACCTGATGTATATGTAGAGTGTGAAGTTTGTAAAGGAAAAAGATATAATAAAGAGACTTTAGATGTATTCTACAAAGGAAAAACAATTTCAGATGTTTTAAATATGAGCGTATTAGAGGCTTATGAATTTTTTAAAACGATACCAAGTTTGGAGAGAAAATTGAAAGTCTTAATAGATGTAGGTTTGGACTACATAAAACTTGGACAACCTGCTACAACCCTTTCAGGAGGAGAGGCACAGAGAATAAAATTGGCAACAGAGTTGTCAAAAATGACCAAGGGAAAAACTATCTATATTTTGGACGAACCAACTACAGGATTACATTTTGAAGATATAAGAAAGTTGCTTGAAGTACTGAATAGATTGGTAGAGAAGGGAAACAGTGTAGTGATAATTGAGCATAATTTAGATGTGATAAAGAGTGCTGACTATATAGTGGATATAGGTCCAGATGGTGGAGATAGAGGAGGTACAATAGTAGCTTGTGGAACTCCAGAAGAGATAGCTAAGGTAAAGAAAAGTTATACAGGAAAATATATAGACAAAATATTAAAAAATGAGAAAATAATACCTGTTACTAAGAGAAGAGGAAGGAAAAAACTTGAGTTATTAGAGGTAGCAGAGGATGAGATAAAATTAGATTAA
- a CDS encoding MarC family protein, whose amino-acid sequence MGINTIFINALTLIAVLNPFGNVPLFIGMTEGMERETRAKLFKLIALTGFFITWIFSLVGEFLMINFYRINMNELKMAGGLILILMAIKSLIFPPRRRASEKSLSAEEQIKQAIIPMAFPMMVGPGSLTTALIGRAEHGLVSNSLSILIAFILIFLILMIGSLLERILGKLVLYILSKVMQIFIMSIGFRIFFDGFSHVIDKF is encoded by the coding sequence ATGGGTATTAATACAATATTTATAAATGCATTAACATTAATAGCTGTTTTAAATCCTTTTGGTAATGTTCCACTTTTTATAGGAATGACTGAAGGAATGGAGAGGGAGACAAGGGCAAAACTATTTAAATTGATTGCTCTTACTGGTTTTTTTATAACTTGGATATTCAGTTTGGTCGGAGAATTTCTGATGATCAATTTTTACAGAATCAATATGAATGAGTTAAAAATGGCTGGTGGTCTTATCCTAATTCTTATGGCTATCAAGAGTTTAATCTTTCCACCAAGAAGAAGAGCATCTGAAAAATCTTTATCTGCTGAAGAACAAATTAAACAAGCTATCATTCCAATGGCTTTTCCTATGATGGTTGGTCCTGGAAGTTTGACTACTGCTCTAATTGGACGTGCTGAACATGGACTAGTTTCTAACAGTCTTTCTATACTTATTGCCTTCATACTTATATTTTTAATCTTGATGATAGGTAGTTTACTTGAGAGAATTTTAGGAAAATTAGTTCTATATATTCTATCGAAAGTGATGCAGATATTTATAATGTCAATTGGATTTAGAATATTCTTTGATGGTTTTTCTCATGTTATAGATAAATTTTAA